A region of Rattus rattus isolate New Zealand chromosome 7, Rrattus_CSIRO_v1, whole genome shotgun sequence DNA encodes the following proteins:
- the Eapp gene encoding E2F-associated phosphoprotein: MNRLQDDYDLYAVEEPSDEEPALSSSEDEVDVLLHGTPDQKRKLIRECLTGESESSEDEFEKEMEAELNSTMKTVEDKLSSLGTGSSSGVAKVGGVTTKYYDAIYFDSDSEDEDKAVTKKKKKKQHRIPTNDELLYDPEKDNRDQAWVDAKRRGYHAFGLQRPCQKQQPVPNSDAVLNCPACMTTLCLDCQRHESYKTQYRAMFVMNCSINREEVLRYKNSENRKKRRSAKKMRSNPEDLAERDVEELYHPVMCTECSTEVAVYDKDEVFHFFNVLASHS; this comes from the exons ATGAACCGGCTCCAGGATGACTATGACCTTTACGCGGTGGAAGAGCCGAGCGACGAGGAGCCGGCTCTGAGCAG TTCTGAAGATGAAGTGGATGTGCTTTTACATGGAACCCCAGACCAAAAACGAAAACTCATCCGGGAATGTCTTACTGGAGAAAGTGAATCAAGCGAAGAtgagtttgaaaaagaaatggaagctgaACTAAACTCCACCATGAAGACAGTGGAGGACAAGTTATCCTCGCTGGGAACAG GGTCTTCCTCAGGAGTTGCCAAGGTGGGAGGAGTTACAACAAAATACTATGATGCGATATATTTTGATTCTGATTCTGAGGATGAAGACAAAGCAG tgaccaagaagaagaagaagaaacaacacaGGATTCCAACAAACGATGAGCTGCTCTATGATCCCGAGAAAGATAACAGAGACCAGGCCTGGGTAGATGCAAAGAGAAGGGG ttatCACGCTTTTGGATTGCAAAGACCATGTCAGAAACAACAGCCTGTCCCAAACAGTGATGCTGTTTTGAATTGCCCAGCCTGTATGACTACACTGTGCCTTGATTGCCAGAG GCATGAATCCTACAAGACTCAGTACAGGGCAATGTTTGTGATGAATTGCTCTATCAACAGAGAGGAGGTTCTAAGATACAAGAATtcagaaaataggaagaaaaggcGGAGTGCTAAGAAGATGCGGTCTAATCCTGAAGACCTCGCAGAGAGAGATGTGGAAGAACTCTATCACCCTGTCATGTGCACAGAGTGCTCAACTGAAGTGGCCGTCTATGACAAGGATGAAGTCTTTCACTTTTTCAATGTTTTAGCAAGCCATTCTTGA